The following DNA comes from Ornithobacterium rhinotracheale DSM 15997.
AAATAAAACAACGGAATGTGCCAATGATATTTAATGGAAAAATGACGAATTCCAAACACGACAAGCACCGTAACAAGCTGAACGACTGGATTCTTTAATCCAAAAAAATGAGCTAAAAGCAAATATAGAAACGCTCCAATAATGCAGGCGATGGCATAAATTTCTTCTCTGAGCAACAGCGGAATACGATTGATTAAAACATCGCGCAACAATCCGCCAAAACAGCCCGTAATGGTTCCAAGTGCTACGCAAATCAGAGGCGAAAATCCTAAAACTAAGCCTTTTTCGAGCCCTACAATTGTGAAAAGCCCCAGTCCAAGCGAATCAAAAACAAAAAGTGTTACTTTGAAATTATGCTCCAGCGATTTAAAAAACATCGCGGCAGCACAACTGAGCACCGTAATCAAACAAATTCGCAAATCTGTCATCCAGAAAACGGGCACATCGAGCAACAAGTCGCGAATCGTTCCGCCCCCTACCGCCGTGGCAAAAGCAATGATGAGCACCCCAAACGGATCGAGCCTGCTTTGCATAGCGGCAAATGCGCCCGACATGGCAAAT
Coding sequences within:
- a CDS encoding trimeric intracellular cation channel family protein, with amino-acid sequence MFFSPEISANVTLFIEIVGTISFAMSGAFAAMQSRLDPFGVLIIAFATAVGGGTIRDLLLDVPVFWMTDLRICLITVLSCAAAMFFKSLEHNFKVTLFVFDSLGLGLFTIVGLEKGLVLGFSPLICVALGTITGCFGGLLRDVLINRIPLLLREEIYAIACIIGAFLYLLLAHFFGLKNPVVQLVTVLVVFGIRHFSIKYHWHIPLFYLSSEQKMKAQFERMKKLKPRKKK